In Flavobacteriales bacterium, the genomic window TTTCCTCCCGGTGTACAACAAGAAGAAGATTTGGATGCTGTTAAATCCTTAAGATTGGTCTTTAATTTTTCAGGAGGAATACCGCATTTATCGGCAGCCAGACAATTGGTCTGCATACTGAGCAAATGAAACTCACCATTCGAAAATTCCAGTCCAAACCGACCAATCGTATCCATTTGATATTCCACCTCCACTTCAGCATCCTGGATACCTAATTTTGATTCGGAAAGTGAAATAATATCCAACAATTTCTTCGCACCAAGACGATGATCGAAATCATTGGCTTCCCATAATTGAAAATTGATTATCTTTTCAGTCCGCACTACCCCGCCACAATCAATAAAGTGACGCGTAATTTCTCCTATTTCGGTAACATGGAAATGGACCGGTATCTGTTCACCCGAAGGCAAACGGAATGAAATGGAAGATAAACCCTCCAGCGACTTTTTTACATCAGACAATAACATAACTCAATATTTATTTAACAACATTTTTTTTCAGAAGAATAATCCAGTAAAGCAGTAATGAACTTATCCAGTTCGTGTAATCGTTTTTCATCAATACAATAACAAACAGATGTCCCCTCAATAGAACCCTTGATCAATCCCACCTCTTTCAGCGCTTTTAAATGCTGCGATACGGTAGCCTGTGCCAGGGGTAATTCATCCACAATATCGCCACAAACACAACTTTGCTTTTTCATGAGAAATTCCATGATCGCTACTCTGGCGGGGTGACCCAGAGCCTTGAATAATTCCGCCGTTTTATTTTGGCGCGCGTTGAATTCATCACTTTTTGTAACACCCATCTTTTATCGTTTTATTGCTTTATTGCAATATTACGATTAATAATTGAAATAAAAAATCCCTTGCGGGATTTTTTAATCATTTTTTGTTTCAAGCTTACCATCAGCATGCTTAGCAAAGCGACCTTGCGTTTTAGGATGAACCTGATCGTACCTCGGCCAGGGCCAGCCTCCGAATTGGGTTTTATGGTAATCCTCGAATGCCTGATGAATTTCTTCTTTGGTATTCATTACAAATGGACCATATTGAATCACTTGTTCCGCAATGGGTCTGCCCTGTAACATCAATAAAGATGCAGGCTGATCTCCGTTCACGATTTCAATATTTTCGGAAGATTCCAGTTGCGCCGAATGATAGTATTCCAAATGAGTATCGCCCACCAGCAGATTTTTTCCTTCATAGAAATAAATCGTGCGGTTAATCCCCGCTACAATGGCAGGCATAGTAAAACGCGCTCCGGCTTCCATGTGAATCACCCAAATGGCAACATGATTTTCATTTTTAGCCGCCCAGGAATTAGGCGGAGGGGTCAAGGCACTATACTTGTCCAGAGACCCGGCAATCACTTCTATTTTTGTGACTTTTCCATTTTTATCCTTGAGATCTGCTACCGGAATATTTTCTTTCCAGAACATTTTAAAATGAGGCTCCACCATTTTGTCCTTTTTAGGCAGATTAAGCCAGATCTGAAAAAGTTCCATCGGATTTTCCTTATCGGAATGCAACAAAGGAAACATCTCAGAGTGCTGCACACCTTTACCTGCTGTCATCCACTGCACATCACCGTTCCCATATCTTCCTGCTGCGCCCAACGAATCTGCATGATCCACCAAACCTTTTCGCACTACGGTTACCGTTTCGAATCCACGATGGGGGTGACCAGGAAATCCGGGAATGGTTTTTCCATGATACATCCGGAAACCATCTTTAATGATAAAATCATCACCAAGGTGACGGCCAGACAGTGATACATCGGGACTCATATCTTCTTTTCCCTTCGGAAAAAAATCTTCATGATGTACGCAAAACAAAAAGGGATCTGCGGTCTCCCACTGGAAACCCATGCGTTTAATATTTCTGATGTTCTTTTTTTGTTCCATAAATTCTAAATAATCAGGATCTGTTTCTGAAACTGCTTTTGCAACAACCGGAGAAAAAGCGGCTCCTAAAAAGCCAAGTCCCATTCGCTTTAAAAAACTTTTCCGATTCATTTCTAAAAAATTAAATCTGAACTAAACGATCGCTTTCTTTTTGTTCTTTTTATAAAGCTCATAAATGATCCCATCCGACAAGCCCACTTTTGGAACGATCATCTCGGTTACATCAGCGTAACGCATTACAGCGAGATAAATATCCGCTGCAGGAAGAATTACATCGGCACGGTCGTCTCTTAATCCCAATTTAGAAATACGTTCTTCGAGGGAATAGGACGATAAATAAGTTTGAATTCGTTTGATATCGGCATAGGTGATGCTGTTATCTTCATCACTGCGGTTAATTTTTAAAATCCGGTTGATATTACCACCTGTACCAATGGCCTGAATTTCTTTGTGACTCGGATTTAATGTCTTCACCCATTCCTTCATATCCATCCAGCGCTTCTCATCCACCTTGCCTTTCAAAATACGAAGCGTTCCAATCTTAAAACTTTTCGATTTGATTTTCTCTCCATTCTCCAGTAAAGAAACTTCGGTGCTACCACCTCCAACGTCGATATAGAGATAACTTTTGTTTTTTTCGAATCGAAGTGTGTTAAACGTTGAAAAAATCAGTTCGGCTTCTTCATCCCCTTCAATGATCTCCAGTTTAATTCCTGTTTCTGCTTTAATGATATCCAGAATTTCCTTTCGGTTTTCCGCCTCACGCATCGCACTGGTGGCACAAGCCCGGAAATCCACCACCTCATAAACATCCATCAGATGTTTGTAGGCCTTCAAGGTTTTAACCAGCATTTTTATACGCTGATTGCTGATTTTTTTATCGGTAAATACATCCTCACCTAAACGCAATGGGACACGCGTGAGTGATATCTTTTTGATGCTGGTTTCATTTTTATCTTCTACCACATTGCCAATGAGTAATCGTCCGGCATTGGAACCTATATCTATAGCACCGTAAATCAATTCAGCTTAATTTTTTCTTTAAAAATAGAAGATATGCACTCTTCCATTGCAGAATTGGGGAAAAACTGCCCGAATTGTGAAAAACTTAGGGGAAATAGCGCTATTAAGTCTTATTTACCGGAATGCAGACGCTTTTTCAAATACGAATAGGTTTCCATTTGAGAGCGGAACTGGCTCTTACGGCCGAGTCCTTTGTACTTGTTCAATTGGTCCTTATCAATAATTCTGGCTTTCGATTCACCGCTGAGCTGAATATTCATCAAATCGAGAATTTCCTTGCGTAGAGTAGGATCGAAAATTGGAGTGGATACTTCAATTCGTCCATCCAGATTCCGTTGCATCCAATCGGCAGAGGAAATATATACCAACTCTTTTCCATCGTTGCAAAAAACAAATACCCTTGCATGCTCCAGGTAACGGTCAACAATACTTATCGCTTCAATGTTTTCACTGAGTCCTTTTATTCCCGGAACCAAAGAGCAAATTCCACGCACAACGATTTTTATTTTTACGCCGGCCTGACTAGCCCTGTACAACCAACGGATCATTTCCTCATCTACCAGATTATTTAGTTTCAAATGAATCCAGGCATCATGTTCGCGTTTGGCATTGTATATTTCCTGTTGAACCAATTCTATTAATCGCTTGCGTGCATTAAATGGAGAAACAAAGAGGTATTTAAAATTGGCGCGTTCGTAGTTCTTTCTGAAAAAATCAAATACTTTTTCAACCTCGGTGGTAATGCGGTCGTCGGCAGTTAATAGTGAGAAATCGGTGTATATCCGTGCATTCACTTCGTGAAAATTACCGGTTCCCACATGAGCAAAATTGATTTCCCTCTTTTTATCTTTTCGTGTAATCAAAATCAATTTCGAATGCACCTTTAATCCGGGAACGCCATAAATAACTTTTACGCCTTCATCCTGTAACTTGCGAGATAATTTTATGTTGTTTTCCTCATCAAAGCGTGCCTGTAATTCTACAACAGCGGTTACCTGTTTTCCATTCTTTGCTGCATTGATCAGTGCATTGATGATTTTCGATTTTTCTCCAACGCGATACAGGTTAATTTGAATGTGCGTCACCTTCGGATCTATCGCTGCTTCGCGCAGTAATTCGATGATGTATTCGAAGGACTGATATGGAAAATTCAGCAATACATCTTTTTTACGAACCACGTCCAATATACTCCGTTGTCCGTGTAGCTCAGGATGGATCAGTGGCTTCAATGGTTCGTATTGCAGCGAAGGATCTCCTATTCCGGGAAACTTGATGAAGTCCTTGAAATTATGATAGCGTCCGCCCGGAGTAATATTTTCATTGTTTTCTATTTTGAGTTTTTTCAAAATGAACAACAATAAATCCGGCGGCATTTCCTGATCGTAAATAAAGCGAACGGGTTGACCCTGTTTTCTTTTCTTTAAACTTTTTTGCACTTTCTCCACCAAGCCCTGCTGAACATCATCATCAATATCCAATTCCGCATCCCGCGTTAATTTTATAGTGTAGGCCTGATGTAAATCGTAATCGAAAATGGAAAATATTTCTCCAAGGCAATAACGAATTACGTCATCCAGTAAAATAATCGAGGTTTTGTCTTTCGACTCCACCGGCAATACCACAAAACGAGAAACAATTTGGGTGGGGACTTCAATTAAGGCATACTGATAATCGGACGTATTGTTCTTTCTCGACAATTTAATGGCGAGATAAATCATTTTATCCTTCAGGTTAATATGCTTGCTTTTTTTATCGAGCATAATCGGCACGAGCGTTTGTCGCACCGTGTGATTAAAATATTCCCGGACAAATTCGCCCTGTTCTTTGCTTAACTGTTTTTCGTTGACGTGGTGAATTCCTTTTGCAGCAAGTTTTTTAAGAATGATCTGAAACGTGAGATCAAATTCGCGTTGCTGAAGTGCAATGGTTTTCGAAATTTTTTCAAGGATTTTACGCGGATCAAAACCGAACTCTTTTTGCGAACGATTATCCAACAAGGTCATGCGTCGCAATGTAGCTACGCGCACCCGGAAAAACTCATCCATGTTACTGGAGAATATTCCTAAAAAACGTAAGCGTTCAATTAAGGGAACACGATCGTCGGATGCTTCCTGCAATACACGGGCATTAAATGAAAGCCAGCTCAAATCGCGATTGATCAGTTCTGTTTTTTCAAGTTTTTTTACCGGCGATTTCTTCACTGCCTTCGGCTCTTTGGCCAAGGTAACGGATGCTGACTTTTTCTTCTTCTTCACGGGTGAAGCTTTCCCCTTTTTTTTCAGCGCCATTTTATTTTTCTTTTTCCCGGCCATGAAAGTAAAGGCTAAAGGTTAATTATGTGTTAACCCAAAATTAGAGAATCTTCACATATGTGATTATTCATAATAACCCAGATATCGGGCTTTTCGCTTTTTTTCGCCTCCTAAAAAGACCGTAAAGCCAAATCCGGCAGAAAAAAACTGATAATTCCCCTGATTGTCACTATCCTTTAAACCACTAAAATTGGGCAAACACAGATTTTCCGGTCCATATTCAGCCCCGATGATGGTCCATGAAAACAAAAAAGAGAAACATAAATTTTCACCTGCCATTAGGGACAATGAGAGTTCCGGGTCAATAAACCAGGCGGATTGTCCATGTCCCTTGCTATCAGGATCGACCCCGGAGCAGGAATTGGAGAAGAAATTAAGAAAGGAATATCCGCCTTTCAGTCCAAACCCATAAAGAAACCGCGAATTGGCAAAACGCTCATAACCAAAAACGGCATAGGGAGAATGAATTTGAAGATTGGCATTAAGACTGGAGTTCACCTTAAAATCATTGATCTGAAAATAGGTATAACGATAACCACCGCCCGCATAAAAATAGCGCATCACCGGAAAGTGATAAGAAGCAAATGCATCAGCGATTCCATCAATCGTTTTCGCAAAAGCACTGTTGGCTACCGGGGTAGGAAGTTTAAATCCCGACTTAATCCCCATGCGGATATCAGGAATCTTTTCCTTTTTGGGTTCAGTCGTTTCTTCCTGCGCAAATACAGGAAGGGTCAGAAAAAGAATACATATGATCTGTAGGACTCGCATCAAACATTTTCGATTCTCAATTTACGCTGAATCTGCTGATCTGTTGTGTTTAAACACAAAAAATATTCACCATTAGCAAATTCGGTGGTTTCCAGCGATAATGCCAGTTCACCTGCAGCGGAAACTCCCTTGTGCAATACTTTTAAATCCTTCTCCTGTAAATCTTTTATCACCACGGTGATATCCCTTTCTTCGGGGAGATCGAAAATCAAATAGCTTTTCCCTGAGAGCGAACCTTCCTGCAATGACCGCAAGCGAATAAATGGCTTTTGATTCTTATTCGCCTGATTAATGGTACCCAGAATATATCGGTAACCGTAAAATGCCAATACTGCTCCGGTGGTAAGCATCAGCGAATAAAGTAAAACGGTGTAAAAAGCTGGTGTCATTTATAACGCAATTAAACCTTCGATGGTAAAGGCAGATTTATATTTTTCGATGATGGAATCAACACTCAACATCATTTCGCGTGCAGTGAGCGAAATGTATTTTCCATTGGCAGAAACCCGGGAATTGATTTCTGAAGATTCGTCGAATAAAGACATCACCAGTGCAAGGGAGTGGTTGTTATTGGGAACAATAAACTTAAACATGTAAATCGATGGCAGTCTCACTTCCTTTTCCAGTACTTTACGTAATTGCTCCAATCGCTCGGTGTTATCTGCCATGACCCTGTTTTAAAATTCTGTTTTTTTCCTCCTTAAAAGGAAGCAACAAATCTACGTTTTCCGAAGCGAAAGAAAAATCGGAATGTTTTATACTTTTCCGCATTGCGGAAGTATCCGGATATTTCGAGGGCATAACGGTTGGTTCAACGGCTAATTCTCCGGTTAAGCGAATAAATTCACGGTCCCACCATTGTTGTAGAACCTTCAATTCCCCTAGGTTTTTACGAAGAAGAGCAGCAGATTGGCTATTGGCCAAACGGGTTCTGCATTGGGCCAGTTGTTCATCGTAGAATTGAATCAGAGTCGACAAATCCCTTATTTCTTCCGGCAACACCAGGCTACTATCAAGGACTGCCTCCTCTCTCCCACCCAGAGCTTTCCAGGCTTCTTCCAGTGTATCCAGCTTTTTTAATCGCCCATCGATCAATAGCGGATGGGGAAAATTCTGCAGAAAATAATTCGCCAGCTCAAACAACAGTTCCTCATAGCGATCGGATCCCCCTTCTTCGGCAAATTCTTCTTCAGAAATGTTAAATATATTTAAAGCAGTAAAACGATCCATTCAGTTTAGCGTTATAGAACCATGAAAGCACTCTTCCCTCTTTTTGGCATCATTTGCCTCATCTTTGCATGCAGCAGCTCTCCTTCTGCAGAAGCAAAAATACACATTCCTCAACGAGATAGCAGCATCACCAAACTGGTGCTAAGCGAAAATGAATGGAAGGCTCGATTGAGTCCGCAACAATTTTACGTGCTCCGAAAAAAAGGAACCGAAAGAGCTTTTACAGGACAATACGAAAGCAACAAGAAAAAAGGCGATTACTACTGTGCGGGTTGTGGTCACTTACTTTTCAGCTCCAATGCAAAATTCGACTCCGGTACCGGATGGCCCAGCTTTTTTCAGGCTGCTAATAATTATTCGGTAGATGAACAGGAAGACCGCTCGGGAGGCGGATTAAGAATTGAGGTAGTTTGTGCAAAATGCGGCGGACATCTGGGTCACGTTTTTGATGATGGACCAAAACCTACCGGCCGGCGCTATTGCATCAATAGTGTCTCCTTACAATTCAAAGAGAAAAAATAAAAAAAGCCATCCCGTTGAGGATGGCTTTTTTTTGCAAATCAAATTTTTATTTTGACCGTGGTGTAATATTGATCAATTCAATTTCGAACACCAATGCTGAATAGGGAACAATATCTTCTCCGGCACCACGCTCGCCATAAGCCAGCTGGTATGGTAACCAGAATTTGAATTTGGAACCTTTGTTCATCAATTGAATTCCTTCAATCCAACCTTCAATTAATCCTCCGAAAGACACTTCAAATTTAAAGGTCTCATTTCTTCCATAGGAACTATCGAATTCTTTCCCGTTTAACAAGGTACCGCGGTAATGAACTTCAACCGAATCTCCCAATTGAGCCATAGGACCGCTCCCCTTTTTCAGGATTTCGTATTGGAGTCCCGACATGGTCGTTGTCACTTCTTTCCGTTTTTTATTTTCTTCCAGGAAGGCTTCTCCTTCACGTTTAACACCTTCGAATTGCGTTAAGGATGCTTCACGTTGTTTTGCGGCGCGGCTGGTTAAATATTCCCCAACAATCGATTGGCAGGAATCCTGATGCAGGGAAAGTTGTAATCCCTTAATGGCATCACCCAAACCACGAACCAGTAAATCTTTATTCAAAATAGAATCATGTCCTTGCATCTTCAGCATCATGGCAATGTCTTTACCAATAGAAACACCCATTGCATAGCTGATTTTATCATTGTTATTGGCAAATTCAACTTTTGCTTCTGAGTTTTCAGCATCAGAGCCACCGGTGCAGGAAGCGATGAAAAGTAAGGTTAGTGCGGAAAAAATAATTCGTTTCATGTACAGTTTATTTGAGCGCAAATGTAGGCAAAGGATTAATGCAAAAACACATTGAAAATCAAAAGCTGGGGGAAGGACTCAAAATGTTTACATTTGCCGGAAATTAACAGGATATGGCCTATTATATTTCCGGTATTCAGCAAATGGGAATTGGTGTTCCCGATGTAAACAAAATGTTTGCTTTCTATCGAAAAGCATTTGGTAACGACATCAAGATTTTTGAAGAAGCCGCACAGGCACCTTTAATGATTAATTATACCGGAGGAACCATTCACTCCCGCACCGCAACCATGGCGATTAATATGAACGGTGGAGGCGGATTTGAAATCTGGCAGTTTACCAGTCGCGGAACGGAAAAAGCAACGTTCGATATTCAGTTAGGAGATACCGGATTGTTTGCCACACGCATTAAATGCAAAGACGTAAAAGCGCAATTTGAGGACTATAAGAAAAAAGGCATTGCAACACTGAATGAACCTTGTTTAACACCCGGTGGTGAATTCCATTTTTTCCTCCATGATCCGAATGGAAATTTATTCGAAGTGGTAGAAGGAAAAGATTGGTTCAGCAACGACAAACACCTCTGTGGTGGCGTTGCAGGGTCCATGATTGGTGTAAGTGATATCGATAAAGCATTGTCGCTTTATTCCGGAATTTTAGGGTATGACAAGGTAGAATATGATGTAACCGGAACATTCGAAGATTTAAACATGATTCCCGGAGGAAACAGAAAATTCAGAAGAGTATTGCTTTCACATCGTGATGCCAGAAAAGGACCTTTCAGTCAATTACTCGGCGCAACGCGGATCGAACTGATTCAATTAACCGAAGAAAAAGGAAGAAAAATATTCGGAAATCGCTATTGGGGCGACTGGGGATTTATTCATTTATGTTTCGATGTGCGTAATATGGATGAATTAAAATCGGCTTGCGAAAAAGCAGGATATCCGTTTACGGTCGACAGTGGTTCTTCGTTCGATATGGGTGAAGCCGCGGGTCGTTTTTCCTATATCGAAGATCCGGATGGAACGTTAATTGAATTTGTGGAAACGCATAAACTTCCCATTCTGAAAAAACTGGGCTGGTACCTCAATTTAAAGAAACGAAACGCAGAAAAAGCATTACCGCATTGGATGTTGCGCACATTGCGATTTAGTCGCGTTAAAGATTAATTTTTCGCCTTCGAAAAATAAGTGTCGCGGATAAACCACAGGGTGATTCCGCAAAACACAATTCCTGCCGTAATCCATGGATGTTCACCAATGAGATCGAACAAATACATGGGAACCACGATCACAAAAAAGGGAAGAATAATTAAAATAAACACCAATATGGCAGGCGTTTGTACAGCATCCTCCATGGCGCTTCTATAGGCATCCATGGCTTGCAATAATGATTTTGAAACTGCTTGCTGATGTTTTTTGGTTTCTCCCACCATTTTCCATGCAAAGGATTTTCTGAAATTTTCCGTGCCGCAATAATTACATACCGACGAAAAACTTCCTTTCTGAATGGTTAATTCGGCATTGCAATGTTCGCAAGGTGATTTTACATCTTGCATGGCATCCGATTTTTTAAAATCCAATTCAGGCAACAATGCACGTCGTTTGGGAGAAATGATTCCGCGCGTTATAAACAGAATTAAAATCCAAAAAATGAGTGTAAAAAAAGAGATGCCAATAACCGCACTACCTATACTTCCCCATTGATCAATCCAGGCGTCAAAATCCGCTTTACGGTTCGACTCAATCAAAATAATCACAGGTGTAGCCACCAACCAAAGTATAAGCAACAGCAAGGCACTTCTCACCCAACGGGAAGTCATCCATTCTGCCTTTTTCCAATAGCGAATGGCTTCGTTTAAACGTCGCGCTGCAGCTTCTCGCCGACTCACAATTTCTTTCCATTCTTCCGGCAAGGAAAAGGGCGTACCACATTGCTCGCATTCATGCAAACTGCTGCTTAAAGGCAATGGTGCATGGCAGGAATTGCATTCAATTGCATCAATGGCGGGACCACTAAACGATTCAAGGTTTTTTTCTTTCCCTTTTTTATCTTCCCGCGATTTGCGGACCGATGGTTTAAACAAATTCACCGCAACGAAGTAGATGGTCCACAACAACAACAGCGGAAAAACCAGCGCCTGAAAAATCAGCGTATAAAAGGCAAAATGATACAACATGCTAATCTTGAATTATTTCCTAAAATATTCAATTCTGACGAATGAACGCGGATTTATCTTACTTGGGTTGAACAATTATTAACTTTGCGGCTATGTCGAACAAAATTTTTGTCACCGGTCCCGATGGTCTTTTAGGCAGCAACATCGTGCGCGAATTAATTGCACAAGGCTATGAAGTAAAAGCCATGGTTCAACCCGGACGTAAAACGGGAACACTAGACGGACTTCCCATCGAAAAGGTAGAAGGTGATTTATTAAATGGCGATCAGTTAAAAGAATTGATTAAAGGATGCCGCTTTGTACTTCATGGCGCAGCTTCTACTGCAATGTGGCCCGATAAAAACCCCATTGTTAGGAAAGTCAACATCGAAGGTACCCGCAATGTCCTCGAAGCTTGTGTGGCGAATCAGATAGAACGATTGGTTTACATCGGAACTGCTAATTCATTTGGATACGGAACCAAAGAACAACCCGGTGATGAAAATAAAGCATACAGCGCCGGTGTTTATCAAAACGATTACATGGATTCCAAATACCAGGCGCATTTACTAGTACTCGATTATGTAAAACGCGGATTAAATGCTGTTATCGTCAACCCCACCTTTATGTTGGGTCCCTATGATTCAGCACCAAGTTCCGGCGCAATGATTTTAGCAGTGGTAAAAGGACAAGTCCCCGGTTATTCCCCTGGCGGTAAAAATTACATCTGCGTAAAAGATGCAGCCAAAGGAGCGGTGAATGCGATTAAAATGGGACGAAGCGGCGAATCGTACATTATGGGGAATGAGAACCTCAACTATAAAGAAGCATTTGAAAAAATGGCAAAAGTGGCTGGTGTAAAAGCACCGAAAATGGCGGTTCCAAAATTTGCATTAATGCTTTATGGCGGATGGGGAAGTTTAATGGGAAGGATGACTGGAAAAGCACCCAAGGTGAGTAAAACCATGGCAAAAATTTCCTGTGCAGAATTTTATTATTCCTCTGCAAAAGCCGTTAAGGAAATTCAATTACCGCAAACGCCGATTGAACAAGGTATTCAGGAAGCCATCGATTGGTTTCGTGAAAATGGCTATCTTTCTTAAAATTTAGGTATGTCAATACGCATTTTCATTTCGGTATTGTTCGTGTTTTTTACTGTGTCGCTATTTGCACAAAACGATTCTTCACTCGTCGGAAAAATTGTTGTGGTAAAAACGTCGGACGGTAACCGGATCAAAGGAACTTTAATCTCGGACGATGGTCGTGAACTTACCATTACTTCTCCTGATCAGGGACGAGTTATTATTCCAAAATATGTGGTAACCTCTATTGAACCACTTACCGAAAAAAATTACAAATCCGATCAACTCGTAGAAACCAATCCCTACCCCAACTATTACCAATTATCGCCCTCCGCTATTCCCATGGATAAAAACGATATTCAGGTACGATTACCGGGATTATTTGCAGGCTCTGTAGATGTGTCTGCATCCGATAATTTATCGCTGCACTTCGGTGTTTTATCTTTTGCGGGATATTCCTTTGGAGGATGTTACCGGAAACAAACCGGTGAGAAAAATTATTTCGGCGGTGGAATTTTTGTTGGCGGTTTAATCGGCTCTTTTGGATATGGATCATCGTATTCCGATTATTCAGGAGCAATGGCACGTGCATTTTATACCCGCGGCGATAAAGAAAAAAATCTAAGCATCGGCGTTGGATACGGCACTACATTTAGTGGCAACTACAACCAATTTTTCATCAATGCAGGAGGAATGGTTCGGGTGAATGCAAAAATTATTCTGATGCTCGATGGATATGCGTTACCAAAAGAATCTGCAGGAACATTAGGTTGGGCAATGCGCATTCTCACCAAACGGGGAAATGCCTGGGATGTTGGAATACAATCTGTGATTTATCAGGATACTTATACTATTACACAACAAAACGGACAAACGCTGGTTAAAAAAGGAATTGCCGGATTCGGATTTCCATTTTTAGGCTGGTCACACAAATTTTAA contains:
- a CDS encoding metalloregulator ArsR/SmtB family transcription factor; amino-acid sequence: MGVTKSDEFNARQNKTAELFKALGHPARVAIMEFLMKKQSCVCGDIVDELPLAQATVSQHLKALKEVGLIKGSIEGTSVCYCIDEKRLHELDKFITALLDYSSEKKCC
- a CDS encoding pirin family protein, whose translation is MEQKKNIRNIKRMGFQWETADPFLFCVHHEDFFPKGKEDMSPDVSLSGRHLGDDFIIKDGFRMYHGKTIPGFPGHPHRGFETVTVVRKGLVDHADSLGAAGRYGNGDVQWMTAGKGVQHSEMFPLLHSDKENPMELFQIWLNLPKKDKMVEPHFKMFWKENIPVADLKDKNGKVTKIEVIAGSLDKYSALTPPPNSWAAKNENHVAIWVIHMEAGARFTMPAIVAGINRTIYFYEGKNLLVGDTHLEYYHSAQLESSENIEIVNGDQPASLLMLQGRPIAEQVIQYGPFVMNTKEEIHQAFEDYHKTQFGGWPWPRYDQVHPKTQGRFAKHADGKLETKND
- a CDS encoding exopolyphosphatase — its product is MIYGAIDIGSNAGRLLIGNVVEDKNETSIKKISLTRVPLRLGEDVFTDKKISNQRIKMLVKTLKAYKHLMDVYEVVDFRACATSAMREAENRKEILDIIKAETGIKLEIIEGDEEAELIFSTFNTLRFEKNKSYLYIDVGGGSTEVSLLENGEKIKSKSFKIGTLRILKGKVDEKRWMDMKEWVKTLNPSHKEIQAIGTGGNINRILKINRSDEDNSITYADIKRIQTYLSSYSLEERISKLGLRDDRADVILPAADIYLAVMRYADVTEMIVPKVGLSDGIIYELYKKNKKKAIV
- the ppk1 gene encoding polyphosphate kinase 1, which translates into the protein MALKKKGKASPVKKKKKSASVTLAKEPKAVKKSPVKKLEKTELINRDLSWLSFNARVLQEASDDRVPLIERLRFLGIFSSNMDEFFRVRVATLRRMTLLDNRSQKEFGFDPRKILEKISKTIALQQREFDLTFQIILKKLAAKGIHHVNEKQLSKEQGEFVREYFNHTVRQTLVPIMLDKKSKHINLKDKMIYLAIKLSRKNNTSDYQYALIEVPTQIVSRFVVLPVESKDKTSIILLDDVIRYCLGEIFSIFDYDLHQAYTIKLTRDAELDIDDDVQQGLVEKVQKSLKKRKQGQPVRFIYDQEMPPDLLLFILKKLKIENNENITPGGRYHNFKDFIKFPGIGDPSLQYEPLKPLIHPELHGQRSILDVVRKKDVLLNFPYQSFEYIIELLREAAIDPKVTHIQINLYRVGEKSKIINALINAAKNGKQVTAVVELQARFDEENNIKLSRKLQDEGVKVIYGVPGLKVHSKLILITRKDKKREINFAHVGTGNFHEVNARIYTDFSLLTADDRITTEVEKVFDFFRKNYERANFKYLFVSPFNARKRLIELVQQEIYNAKREHDAWIHLKLNNLVDEEMIRWLYRASQAGVKIKIVVRGICSLVPGIKGLSENIEAISIVDRYLEHARVFVFCNDGKELVYISSADWMQRNLDGRIEVSTPIFDPTLRKEILDLMNIQLSGESKARIIDKDQLNKYKGLGRKSQFRSQMETYSYLKKRLHSGK
- a CDS encoding DUF493 domain-containing protein; the protein is MADNTERLEQLRKVLEKEVRLPSIYMFKFIVPNNNHSLALVMSLFDESSEINSRVSANGKYISLTAREMMLSVDSIIEKYKSAFTIEGLIAL
- the msrB gene encoding peptide-methionine (R)-S-oxide reductase MsrB, whose amino-acid sequence is MKALFPLFGIICLIFACSSSPSAEAKIHIPQRDSSITKLVLSENEWKARLSPQQFYVLRKKGTERAFTGQYESNKKKGDYYCAGCGHLLFSSNAKFDSGTGWPSFFQAANNYSVDEQEDRSGGGLRIEVVCAKCGGHLGHVFDDGPKPTGRRYCINSVSLQFKEKK
- a CDS encoding FKBP-type peptidyl-prolyl cis-trans isomerase, whose translation is MKRIIFSALTLLFIASCTGGSDAENSEAKVEFANNNDKISYAMGVSIGKDIAMMLKMQGHDSILNKDLLVRGLGDAIKGLQLSLHQDSCQSIVGEYLTSRAAKQREASLTQFEGVKREGEAFLEENKKRKEVTTTMSGLQYEILKKGSGPMAQLGDSVEVHYRGTLLNGKEFDSSYGRNETFKFEVSFGGLIEGWIEGIQLMNKGSKFKFWLPYQLAYGERGAGEDIVPYSALVFEIELINITPRSK
- a CDS encoding VOC family protein, translated to MAYYISGIQQMGIGVPDVNKMFAFYRKAFGNDIKIFEEAAQAPLMINYTGGTIHSRTATMAINMNGGGGFEIWQFTSRGTEKATFDIQLGDTGLFATRIKCKDVKAQFEDYKKKGIATLNEPCLTPGGEFHFFLHDPNGNLFEVVEGKDWFSNDKHLCGGVAGSMIGVSDIDKALSLYSGILGYDKVEYDVTGTFEDLNMIPGGNRKFRRVLLSHRDARKGPFSQLLGATRIELIQLTEEKGRKIFGNRYWGDWGFIHLCFDVRNMDELKSACEKAGYPFTVDSGSSFDMGEAAGRFSYIEDPDGTLIEFVETHKLPILKKLGWYLNLKKRNAEKALPHWMLRTLRFSRVKD
- a CDS encoding SDR family oxidoreductase — encoded protein: MSNKIFVTGPDGLLGSNIVRELIAQGYEVKAMVQPGRKTGTLDGLPIEKVEGDLLNGDQLKELIKGCRFVLHGAASTAMWPDKNPIVRKVNIEGTRNVLEACVANQIERLVYIGTANSFGYGTKEQPGDENKAYSAGVYQNDYMDSKYQAHLLVLDYVKRGLNAVIVNPTFMLGPYDSAPSSGAMILAVVKGQVPGYSPGGKNYICVKDAAKGAVNAIKMGRSGESYIMGNENLNYKEAFEKMAKVAGVKAPKMAVPKFALMLYGGWGSLMGRMTGKAPKVSKTMAKISCAEFYYSSAKAVKEIQLPQTPIEQGIQEAIDWFRENGYLS